The stretch of DNA tgctagacaactattttcagatcttgccatagattttcaagtagatttaagtcaaaactttaactctACCACTCAGGAGCTTtcactgtcttggtaagcaactcctgttATCACGGCGCAGGCTAAGTAGTACGAGTCTCGAGTTTATTATcttttctgaaccacccatcccggataagggataattgtcatcagaaatGCTGACTAGTATAGCCTAGCCAGCGTTattgcaatattgcaaaacacagcttagccttttgttaatccatctgtcgtctcagattttgaaattatgctttacagcgaaagcaatacaagcgtttgtgtaagtttattgatcgctcgacaaaacaataagtagacctagcatcaggtaacttggtcacgaaaatcagaaaagcaatcaaattaatcgtttacctttgatgatcttcggatgttttcactcacgagactcccagttagacaacaaatgttccttttgttccataaagatattttttatatccaaatacctccgttagtttgatgcgttatgcccaggaatccaccggaaagagcgctCGCGACAACCCCGACAAAAatcccaaattatatccataatgtccacagaaacttgtcaaacgttttttataatccatcttcagggtgtttttcaaatatctattcaataatatatcaaccgggacagttggcttttcactaggacaggGAGGAACAATGGCACTTAAATcgtgtctttcccattcaccctctgaatggcacacatacacaatccatgtctccatgTCTCAACGCCTTTCTCTGTTACGcagaactcactctgagagcccccacctatccacttacgcaatgtgccctttcacgcttattcttcaaaataaaagcctgaaactatgtctaaaggctgttgacaccttagggaagccatagaaaaagaagtctgaTATCCCTTTcaatgggcaatagggatgcttaggaacagagaggtttcaaaaacagggtcacttcctgattggattttccccaggtttaactcacagacaaaaaatttacagttttggaaacttcagagtgttttctatcctaatctatctgacacttatatgcatattctagtttcgggggctgagaaataggcagtttcaaatgggtacgttttttagccaaaaacgaaaatgttgccccctagtcttaagaagttATAGTAGTTCGAGGGGAAGGCAAAAGCTGCAGCAATTCGCTGCTTGAGGTCTGAGAATGCCCGTTCAGCTGCTGGAGACCATATGAACgaaaccttgggagaggtgagtacAAAGATGGGGGAAGCAaaggtgctgtaaccccggacgAAACAACGGTAGAAattggcaaaccccaggaaacgttacaactgcactctggatgtgggttgaggccaatccaacACAGCTCTCACATGGTCAGGGTCCATCTGAATATTCCCTGCAGTGATGATGTATCCTAGAAAGGAGATGGTGGAGTGATGTAactcacatttctcagccttcacgaaaagctggttctccaggagacgctgGAGGACCTGTCGGACATGGAGGACATGCTGAGGGAACATTGGTCAGTCCGAATAGCATCACCAGGTACTCGTAGTGCCTGCTAGCTGTGTtcaaggcagtcttccactcatctccttcccGTATCCAAACCAGATGGTAGGCATTCCAaaggtccaacttggagaagATGATTGCCCCCTGGAGAGGCTCAAAAgctgaggagatgagtggtaacGGGTAACGTTTTTTAACGGTAATGTCATTGAGACCCCAGTAGTCGATACATGGATGCAGGGTATTGTCCTTCTTCTACACAAAGAAGAGGAAGTTGGACACATAATCTCTGCAGTGAGTCCTTAATATACTCTTCCATCGCTTTGGTCTCCGGACCCAACAGGGAATAAAGTCTCCCCCAGGGCGATGCAGTGACCTGTAGAAGGTCGGTAGCGCAGTCATATGGCCAATGCGGCAGAAGAGATGTGGCCCGGGCAGAGTTTAAAACCTCTCATAAGTCCTGGTACTCCATGGGAACGGCGGAGAGATCCAAGGTTTTCCCCAGGCCAGCAGggagacgtcccggggcaggctgtgCCGACTTCCGACAATGAGCATGGCAAAATGGGTTCCAACCCATGATGGACTCCTTAGCCCAGTCAATAAGGGGATTGTGCCCTGGGTATATAAACCATGGGTATATGAGGAGACTCCAGGAGCAGAAACTGCATAGAATCACTGTGGTTGCCTGATACTTGCAGGTGGATAGGAACCGTACTGTGGTTGATTCTGCCAACAAAGRGCCCATCCAGCGCTCTGACGTCCATTAGaatggaaaggggttgagtggagaTTCCCAGCTTCGACACCAGGGTAGTGTTcataaagctctcatcggccccagagtcaatgagcaccatGATGGATTAAGGACTGGCATCCCCACAACAGGGTAGCATYGAGGGGGTTACGAGTAGTAAACCGTACTGTGGTTGATTCTGCCAACAAAGTGCCCATCCAGCGCTCTGACGTCCATTAGaatggaaaggggttgagtggagaTTCCCAGCTTCGACACCAGGGTAGTGTTcataaagctctcatcggccccagagtcaatgagcaccatGATGGATTAAGGACTGGCATCCCCACAACAGGGTAGCATGGAGGGGGTTACGAGTAGTAAAGCCTCACCAGTGTACTCGTTCCTACTGATAAGCCTGGTCTTTTAATGGGCAGGTAGATAAGAAATGTCCTGTAgctccacaatacagacagctgTTGGTGTGTAGTCTGCATAAGCGATCAGCAGGAGACAATCTAGCCCAGCCCAGTTACATGGTCTCCGTAGTGTAGTTttccacactacgggagtcttgatgTAGCTGGAGCAGCTTACAAGTAACCTCTCTCCCAGACAATGGAGAATTGAACACCTTACGTATCTCCGCCACAAAcccctccagactgaggcaaatGGCGaactgttgctcccacaccgtcGTAGTTCAGGCGAGTGCcatcccggacatcagcgttatgaGGTATGCCATCTTCGAGCGGTCCatggggaacgaagaaggctgcagcttgaagatgagggagcactgggagagaaaggccagGCAGGTCCCAGACTCTCCAGAGGAGGTAAGCGAGGTTCTCGGGACAGAGGGGAAGAAGCGCCGCTGGTGGCGGGGTTGCTGAGAATCTGGGGGATTACTGGTGTGGCTTGTATCGAATGCATGCTCATGGCCTTCTGCCAGGGAGTGGAGTCCCTGTAAATAGTTATAATACATTTAGAAGTCTATGGGAAAGTTTTCCAACCATAACACAGTGAGCTATGAGTTTTTCCAACTTGAGACCCTAGGGAGCATGAATGAATTGCCGAACCACAGCAACCTTGTACAGTACTTGTACAATTGGACAACAAAACAAATatggctgagcttgctttatgcagggTGCATCGTTATGCACCTGTCATTCAAAAGTTATTTGCTAAGTGTATGTCATCACTATGTTGGTAAGTTATTAACTACTTTCAGTCACAAATTTTGAATGAAACGTCTAGGTAGCCTAGCCAGCCAGTGCATTTGTGGCACACGTTATATATCAGTGGCAGATGCTGGCTTGGGTCTCtgagcttatttatctcaaatgtagagcacacatttgtttacatctctgtttgtgagcatttctcctttgccaagataatccatccacctgacaggtgtggcatatcaataaacggattaaacagcatgatcatgacacaggtgcaccttgtgctggggacaataaaaggcctctctaaaatgtgcagttttttcacacaacacaatgcctcagatgtatcaagttttgagggagtatgcaattggtatgctgactgcatttgtcattatggggttttatttatttttttataatccattttagaataaggcgtaacgtaacataacaaaatgtggaaaaattcaaggtgtCTGAGTCCTTAAAATCTATTGCTGGTATAtctttgttacattttgaatagataaaaaaatataaatatatgtatttaacatttatttaactaggcaagtcagttaagaacaaattcttatttacaatgacggcctaccccggccaaacccggtcgacgctgggccaattgtgcgccgccctatgggactccataATCACGTAGAGTAGAACAAAGCTGCTAATGAAAGAAAAATTAAGAACCAGGCAGATTCTTTTGCTTTTTCAAGTCTTGGAAAGCACGTAGGCTACAACTGTCCACAATTTCAGAGAGAGTATGAATTCCCCTCTCACTCCAAGCTGGGAAATATATTTGCTGGTCACCCAAGAGGAGACTGTGATTATTAAACAATGTAAAATGGGAGTGATgattaataatatacagtatttgcaATGGCTCCCCATTTAACACCATATTGTAAGCATTTGCGTCATGCCAGGGCCAAAGGTAAGTTTGGCTTTTTTGACATAGATCATGGAGCCTGTACGATTAGTGAAGGTGCTGGAGGCAAAATACAAAGctgaaaaagcgtggcaaagtttCTGCACACTTCCAATCagatgcaaatgtattttaatagtAACTGAGCTTTTGGCCCGTCAACCTTCATCAGAGCCCAACACAGTAAAGACTAGGAGTGAGGGAAAGAGTGTCTCCTTCAACTACAGAGTTGTCAGCCAATGTAAGGCTTACATATTCTACTGGTaccagaggagagaggtgaaagagaCATGACAGAAAATGGACGCTGTTTCTTATAACTATCCAGTTGTCTCAGATCTGCAAGGAGGAGTAAAAGAGGGCCAACCTATTGGAAAGAATTGTCTTGTTTCCTACCCCATTATAGTGATAATTTACatcatacattttcattattatCTTCACATAAATTAACAtacgttttgttgttgttgacagcagTAAGCCTAAGCTTTTTTGAAAAGTGATTTTATACAAGgtagaaacctaatattccacaaataattttgtaatttaaataacaggtatttgtatcaacattttagcATTTTATAATAAACACGGTTTTACAGTGTTACATATTAGTTTCAATGGCACAACGTGTGCTTCAGAAGTAGCTAATATAGGCTCAAACGATTTTAAAAAATCTTCATTTCTGGCACTCCTAATGTTTGTGTTGTGCTCCTAACTTTTTTAAGTTGGAAGCACCAGTGCAACCAATGAAAAAACGTAATTTAAAACTTTGTCAGTAGAGGCCTCCCgagtgccgcagcggtctaagtcactgcatcgcagtgctagctgcgttactacagatcctggttcgataccaggctgtgtcgcagccggccgcgaccgggagacccatgaggcgatgcaCAATTAGCTCAGCAtcatcctggttaggggagggtttagcctgccgggatgtccttgtcccatcgcactctagtgactcctgtggcaggcctaGGCTCATGCACGCTGacaaggttgccaggtgtacggcgtTTCTCTGagacattggtgtggctggcttccgggttaagcgtgcattgtgtcaagaagcagtgtggcggggttgtgtttttataataataataaaaaatataaaaacattataataatacTTTGGCAGTAGGCTTCATGTTCCAACTCAttctatgtgtgtatatatatatattttagctcaagaggtatgcttagatatgcataaaaatatacatatttttgtgCATACTGTAgaattaaatatgttttgaatgtgCCCCCTCATATTTGAACCCCCTATGATATTTGGGGTGCATGATGCCGCTGAACCTTTGTATTGTTAACACAAGCTGATCCAAAACACAGTGAAGACTACTTTTTGACAAGGGAATTTTCACTGTGTATGGTTATGTATTTGGCTCTGGTACGAGACTTTATGTGACAGGTAAGAGATCCATTCCTCGGGTTTTCGAGCAGAAAAAAAAACTAAGCAGTAGTCATTAATAATTCATAATTAATCTATGTCTAATCAGTCCAAAATAATTGACAAAACTTCCTGCAGTTTTGCTCCAAATATGCACGCACTATTTACGATCAACCCATGTTAAAAAAATCTCTATATTATTAATTTGAACGTGTGTTATTAACCTGTATAATTGATTATTCAGATTTTCAAGGAAGCCATACGCACAATTTGCAGTATATTGCGTGTCCTTTATCATATAGATATACACCCTCAGTTAAATGTGTGATATAAATGTAAAGTAGTCTGATATAGGGCCAGAATGTCGAATTGTTTACTGAGCTAAGAATCTTATGATTAAAATAATATTGAACGTTATAATTGACTTTATATTACGAAATTGGATATTCCATAAAGGATAGTTGTTATGACAAAATAGACGAGTTGGTACATGGAAATTATTGATGTATGTAATTAATTGTTTACTTGAATATAGGCAGTAAAGCTGGATATAAAACAAATGGTGTGGGACATCACGATTAATCTTGACACCATAATACATCTGAAGTctgaaaacgtgtgtgtgtgacggtcCTTTCAAGAAGACTGTAAATGTTATTGTTTCTCTTGAAAATCAGACAATCACGTACGTAAACCCAAAGTGACGGTCTACCCAGCGTCCAACCCTGAGTCGAATGGGAAGACCACACTGCTATGTCTGGCTAGAGACATGTTTCCAGACTTGGTCAAGATCTCATGGAAGATGGAGGATGAATACGGCCAAACAGTGGAGGTGTCCAAAGCAGAGACGGAACAGCtggagcagagggaggaaggaCGGACGACCAGTATGATCACCATTGATCAAGAGAATGCGTGCAAGAACAAATACAGATGTTATGTGGAGCATGAAGGGGACACTCACGATGTTGACATGCTAAAAGGTAAAGCCAGTCATCGAAATAGTTTTACATtcgtgtgtattgttttgtatacaTCGTTATTCATGTATATTTATTAATGTAATATATTTATATGAGTCGGCTATCATGTAGGCTATTCAACCATGTAAAAAGTGCATACGTGCCAGGCATACGTGACATATTCAGTCGCTTTTGGGCCCCTCAGTCGtgttctcaacttactgttgagagttagaatagtagaatacacaaggcgTAAATTCGAAATGAGCATGTGCATCAGCAGTGTTTAGCTTGTTTTGTCAGTCATTGACAGGCATTTAACTGGCCATGTCAGCAAACCATTTTTGGATTGGTAAATTATACCCTTTACAGGCAGACTTTACGGCGTGTTGCccgtataaaaaaaaatctggaaatGTTTTTTAGAGACCAATTCATGCAGTCCTATTTTTACCACATTCTGGGATAAGCCTTTTATATCTCTCAGCAAGTTTAGGAGTGGGACTAGACCTGTGCAGATGTGGGTGGACATCAATCTtaataatatacaccatcacaaagaaatccattatTAATTCGTTTTAGGTAGGTCCTAAGAAACATGAGACACATTTAGAAAAAATCTCAAAATAATAGAATGGCATATTTAGAGTTTAATTTGGCTACTGGTCTGTGCAGCCTATATGCGCTGTCATATATAAAAGTGATATTTTGAAGACAAGCCCATGCTATTTTTTAATCCACCTTTCATCTCTTTTCTACCCTCACTCCGCTTTGTTAGGGAGCAGGTGTAGGGTCTTACATTGAGAGTATCTTCATCATGATACCGATACAAAAAAAATCGCAATCTAATGTCAAAAGCATGTGAGTCTCATGTTCATATTTCGCGGGCTTTGGGAGTTGACTTTTGGCGATCGAGCAAAAAATAATACACTTAACATAGGCTACATTTTTGCAAACTAAATGTTTCTGAACAGTGTTAGATGAGCATGTGAATAGATGAGCTATAAGTTATATTTTACCATGGTACCTCCGCTTACCATGGTACTGCCATTAGGCCTATACCTAAATAGTACCATGGTATTGCATCATTTATACCATGGTATAGATCTGAACAATGGTTTTAACTTTGAAGTATGATGGTACTGCGATGCACCAAAATAATACTATGGTATTGCCTCATTTATACTATGGTATAGATGTGGATCATGGAAATACCATTGGTTTTATACTGCATTATACATTCTACCATGGTAACACACAATCAGGATAAATGGTGCCAAAAATTATCATATGGTACCATATTtattaattgaaaatgtattttatcttaatgagaaaaacctgtataaataaaggatacataaacattttaaaaagtgtgtgtgttaccataGCACAGTGGCAGTATaatgcattaaataaataaacaccacAAGGTCAAAAGAGATTGCTTGGTATTATATTGATTAATTTATATACCAGTATGGGCAAGTTTCTCATCAAATCAGAGGCAGGATGCTATTGTTGGTCCTAGTTTGTCTGTAACATCAATGAAAAAGGGGTAATACATTCTGTATTAATAGTACCGTTTTAATTTCAGGTTGGCAACACAGGGAACCCAAACATGAGCAAAAAACTGTACGATTGATAAAGATACTTAAGTAGCTTAATCTTTGGCATTTTGTAATCATTTAGAGTATTTATAGTCAAGGGTGTTGTGGTTGTTTCGCCCCGCAGATTGAGCCGCTCGCTCTAGTGGTTGCCTCACGCGCTCTCACTCTACAGTGGCTCTCGCGCTAGCATCCTAATAGTCAGTAAGTCAGTTGCagtgttgccatgttctcagTTCCCGCAAATTGGGCTATTTTGCTAATCATTTcgcgggtgaaaatgtattggccGCCGGTTGCCGGTTTTTGGCCTATTTCTAAGTTGCACCGCGGCCACGGTGGCATTTCTCTTTAAAAagattgtaacgaccctgggtttataaacgcggatatcgactctgccgcttgagcatgcttttggggcacagtcgatagcggtATCAAGCTAAGTGCGTCTCAGGGGCTGCCCGAGTGtacatttgaaatggaagttTTGGAACTCCCTCGCGTGGTTCTTTTTATGGGGAAATGTcttcaatgaaactgacattaggcGAAATGTGGAGAATTATACATTTgcctctgttggccatcaagtagcctaTGAATGTATAAACCATTGTaggctaccatttgatacaattcatatgttgaaatgacgatatcactggagtcattgcaaatcaattcgtgccacttgtgtagcctacctggagctcGTAAACCAATTTAATAAATAGCCTATGACTTCagtttgttgttgtagccttgtgttatttTGAACGCATTAGATAGACGGTAACACtagtcagattaggctacaggtaaaaaaaaataataaaaaaaaaatagttttttaaaaataaaaaataaacactgactgttgttgacaagcatattcagttcatatacatattattcatatttaattcagtgattgaaattatgaccccccccccatcctcactCAGTAGCTTATTCCAGCATGCTactgggaaacacaagcacttctTATTGCGAAATCGCCTTGCTATTCATTAATAAATTAGTCTGttaatttgaactaagcaagcttGTGAAAGCTATGTGAAAagagatgtaggcctatcagtagcttatgcctattgaaatgacaagtcaatctcGCAATTGGGCCCTTTATAACGGTTTGTAGTCGTATGGCACATAATAACAGCACAATtgccgttttttattttttttattttatccccttttctccccaatttccgtggtatccaatcactagtaattactatcttgtctcatcgctacaactcccgtacgggctcgggagagacgaaggtcgaaagccatgcgtcctccgaaatacaacccaaccaagccgcactgcttcttaatacagcgcgcctccaacccggaagccagccgcaccaatgtgtcggaggaaacaccatgcacctggcccccttggttagcgagcactgcgcccggcccgccacaggagtcgctggagcgcggccaaaccctccctaacccggaagacgctaggccaattgtgcgtcaccccacggacctcccggtcgcggccggctgtgacagagcctgggcgcgaacccagagactctggtggcgcagctagtactgcgatgcagtgccctagaccactgcaccacccgggaagCCCCACAATTGCCGTTTTTTTATGTTCATCCAAATGTTTCTTGCTCAGAGACttcgagatcctctgtccaactttcatcactcaaactcttcTGTCAGATTTATCTATAAACCTGgttcagccctgaatgctgatttgtcatataccacaggtatgacaaaacattactttttACTGTTCCAATTACAGTTTTAACCACTTGAAAATAGCTTTAAGCCACACTGGAGGTTTGTggaatatgaccaatataccacggctaatggctatATCCAGGCAGTCCACGTTGCGTCATGGTTAAGAACATTCCTTAGCCGTGGCATATACCATACCCCTTGATCCTTATGCCGTAATCAATTAATTTGAATGTGGCAAGAGAAAGATAATTTACCTTTATTAAACTCGCCAGATAATTTTCTGTCAATAGATGTCGATTTAACTCGTTTGACTGCTATGACTAAGCAATGTCATAGCTTGCAATAATAATTATTTTGAGGAAACACGAAATTTGCTTCTAACGTTATTATGATATTCCTTAATTGGCTCAATAACGTTATGGAAAAAGGGACTATTATATAGATATGGCAACTCCTCTCTTGTTGTGAAAGAAAAATGGGGATAGTTTTCAGGCCTTTTGGGCAGGTTTTGATTCGTCATTGGGCTAGAAATTTTTTGATTGACCTGGCTTGAATTTGTAGTGTTTTCATGCGCGTGGATGAGAACtcgttctttgttgtttatctccggtaaagacaataatgattctccgtcttaaattttatagtttatttacgtattagtgtacctgaggtttgattataaacgttgtttgacttgtttggagaagtttgttggtaacgtttgggattcattttgaaggagggaagccggtggattattgaatgaagcgcgccagctaaactgagtttttggggacataatgaaggactttatcgaacaaaaggaccatttgtgttGTAGCTGgtaccttttggagtgccaacagaagaagatcttcaaaggtaaggcatttattatatcgctatttctgactttcgtggcgcacctgcctggttgaaaaatgtggtTTTGTATgaggggcgctgtcctcagataattgtatggtgtgctttcaccttaaatccttttttaaatcggacacagcggctggattaacaataagttaagctttattttgaggtatgacacttgtattttcatgaatgttaaatatttatatttctgtcatttgaatttcgcgctctgcaatttcactggaagttgtcgagatgggacgctaccgtcccacctgcccgtaataagttaattatttatttactaactatctaaataatcacagaaatacttcaaacaaacagtagatattggttactagcAATGATACAAAGAAAAGGTCCCTAGTAGAtgaagccgatatgacggcttgatagacaaaggaaaggggtggtgACAGAGAGCAGAAAATACTAAAttgattcactacacacagtggataattatactaattgaaatgctaatcctttgcacatgaacagcCGCTCATTCAAGAATAATtgcaatatatacagtggggagaacaagtatttgatacactgccgattttgcaggttttcctacttacaaagcatgtagaggtctgtaatttttatcataggtacacttcaactgtgagagacggaattctaaaacaaaaatccagaaaatcacattgtatgatttttaagtaattcatttgcattttattgcatgacataagtatttgatcacctaccaaccagtaagaattccggctctcacagccctgttcgtttttctttaagaagcctcctgttctccactcattacctgtattaactgcacctgtttgaactcgttacctgtataaaagacacctgtccacacactcaatcaaacagactccaaccttctccacaatggccaagaccagagagctgtgtaaggacatcagggatcaattgtagacctgcaacaggctgggatgggctacaggacaataggcaagcagcttggtgagaaggcaacaactgttggcgcaattattagaaaatggaagaagttcaagatgacggtcaatcaccctcggtctggggctccatgcaagatctcacctcgtggggcatcaatgatcatgaggaaggtgagggatcagcccagaactacacggaggacctggtcaatgacctgaagagagctgggaccacagtctcaaagaaaaccaatagtaacacactacgcgtcatggattaaaatcctgcagtgcacgcaaggtcctctgctcaagccagcgcatgtcaggaccgtctgaagtttgccaatgaccatctggattatccagaggaggaatgggagaaggtcatgtggtctgatgagacaaaatagagttttttggtctaaactccactcgccgtgtttggaggagaagaaggatgagtacaacccacaagaacaccatcccaaccgtgaagcatggaggtggaaacatcattcttggggatgcttttctgcaaaggggacaggacgactgcaccgtattgaggggaggatggatggggccatgtatcgcggatcttggccaacaactctctccctaagtaagagcattgaagatgggtcatggctgggtcttccagaatgacaacgacccgaacacacagccagggcaactaaggagtggctccgtaagaagcatctcaaggtcctggagtgg from Salvelinus sp. IW2-2015 linkage group LG33, ASM291031v2, whole genome shotgun sequence encodes:
- the LOC111958086 gene encoding uncharacterized protein, encoding MSLGSVVILYSLYLMSVSGQKLDQEISWTRKKGEVVSFSCKDYDRCGTGVYWYQKKEGETFTLILIIKKDTCGVYGNFDHPQEDDFSAMRKKNTCDLKIQSVKVSHSATYYCACWNPQLRQMANCCSHTVVVQASAIPDISVMRYAIFERSMGNEEGCSLKMREHWERKARQVPDSPEEGQRLLFDKGIFTVYGYVFGSGTRLYVTDNHVRKPKVTVYPASNPESNGKTTLLCLARDMFPDLVKISWKMEDEYGQTVEVSKAETEQLEQREEGRTTSMITIDQENACKNKYRCYVEHEGDTHDVDMLKDPFFVMCSLNLASLVYTVMIVKSMVYCCGLSLLLHHRKMRKWTQHL